A single window of Bombus affinis isolate iyBomAffi1 chromosome 15, iyBomAffi1.2, whole genome shotgun sequence DNA harbors:
- the LOC126924816 gene encoding myotubularin-related protein 14 translates to MTEINIQDLQDLLVHFSKNTYRAKDADSKSQAIMQRCLLLTDLDYTHSIINNNGGDLSAHYPSHLIILEYEKCRNPNLCDTPPPLPRTSETIYENMYDSNKLKELIKSARFARCRSRFPLPVILYKGRHVCRSATLSGGPEIYGRSGLDYLFAGSEGTVSIEQQVDEARATDSVLSDWQLFDKVRHQDIKLLKTLNVGIIIDFMVEKKKVKFGMNVTSSEKVDKEKRYSDFTLISLPYPGCEFFREFRENDYLAQGLVFDWSQTHVDAQIGVPEDSISTQLRINWDQYQIWDLVKLTQNYLKLILRYLSDSNSGILIHCISGWDRTPLFISLLRISLWADGVIHTTLNAHQILYYTIAYDWMLFGHDLEDRLSKGEEIFFFCFYFLKHIHDEEFSIHPRHSRSRHLVLRNDSDSQLDNAMFDNESVVTLSSVSSNLSLNSWCSSVSQNSRDSQDNNPPAVFHCSSAESQDDYLSSGNVVPWSIHTSPNKEGIAHGSRSPLPPNRTSPVAVPVPGRLRQRNESSSSGGSWQMISGTGSLRGSTTANAPITDGMACSSVSKHPGENYTVHTSQESSTTIIEDEVCASLAQSRKEKLQCLRSIFYSAYSQTVGFRMKDNSDSVGLGQLLGNFVEKVGILSVQRTSL, encoded by the exons ATGACAGAAATTAACATCCAAGATTTACAGGACCTTCTTGTACACTTCTCGAAAAATACCTATAGAGCCAAGGATGCAGACAGCAAG AGTCAAGCAATCATGCAAAGATGTCTGCTGCTCACTGATTTAGATTATACTCATTCTATCATAAACAATAATGGAGGTGATCTCAGTGCACACTATCCTAGCCATCTTATCATTTTAGAATATGAGAAGTGTAGGAATCCAAATTTGTGTGATACGCCGCCACCACTGCCACGCACATCAGAAACTATATACGAAAATATGTATGATTCTAATAAATTGAAGGAATTGATAAAAAGTGCTAGATTTGCCAGGTGTCGTTCAAGATTTCCACTGCCGGTAATATTGTATAAAGGTAGACATGTATGCAGATCGGCTACTTTGTCCGGTGGACCAGAAATTTATGGTAGATCTGGGCTAGATTATTTATTTGCTGGTAGTGAAGGAACAGTTTCTATTGAACAGCAAGTAGATGAAGCTCGTGCGACTGACTCTGTACTTAGTGATTGGCAATTGTTTGATAAAGTTAGACACCAAGACATCAAGCTTTTGAAAACTCTTAACGTAGGAATTATTATTGATTTTATGGTCGAGAAGAAGAAAGTCAAGTTTGGAATGAA CGTGACATCCTCAGAGAAAGTAGACAAAGAGAAGAGGTACTCTGACTTCACCCTAATTTCACTGCCATATCCTGGATGTGAATTCTTCAGGGAGTTTAGAGAAAATGACTACTTGGCCCAAGGCTTGGTATTTGATTGGTCTCAGACCCATGTAGACGCGCAGATTGGTGTGCCAGAAGATTCAATTTCTACTCAGTTACGAATCAATTGGGATCAATATCAAATCTGGGATCTAGTAAAATTAactcaaaattatttaaaactgatattaagatatttgaGTGACAGTAACAGTGGAATATTAATTCATTGTATCTCAG GATGGGACCGTAcacctttatttatttcattactgAGGATCAGTTTGTGGGCTGATGGTGTAATTCACACAACACTGAACGCGCATCAGATTCTTTACTATACCATAGCATACGACTGGATGCTGTTTGGCCATGATTTAGAGGATCGACTAAGCAAAGGAGAGGAAATATTCTTCTtttgcttttattttttaaagcaCATTCATGACGAAGAGTTTAGTATTCATCCGCGTCATAGCAGATCTAGGCACTTGGTTTTACGTAACGACAGTGACTCGCAGTTAGACAACGCtatgttcgataacgaatcGGTAGTGACATTGAGTTCAGTTAGTTCCAACTTAAGTCTGAATAGTTGGTGTAGTTCTGTTAGTCAAAATAGCAGAGATAGCCAAGATAACAATCCACCAGCTGTGTTTCATTGCTCTTCCGCAGAAAGTCAAGACGACTATCTTAGTTCTGG GAACGTGGTACCATGGTCAATTCATACTTCTCCAAATAAAGAAGGAATTGCTCATGGATCACGGTCACCTTTGCCACCTAATCGGACTTCTCCCGTCGCAGTTCCCGTACCTGGACGTCTTCGACAACGAAACGAATCCTCCTCGTCTGGTGGTTCATGGCAGATGATATCTGGAACCGGAAGTTTACGTGGTTCTACAACTGCTAATGCTCCGATCACAGACGGAATGGCATGTAGTTCAGTTTCGAAACACCCCGGTGAAAATTATACTGTACATACGTCCCAAGAATCAAGCACGACAATTATCGAGGACGAAGTATGTGCGTCGTTGGCACA ATCCCGCAAAGAAAAGTTACAATGTTTAAGAAGTATATTTTACAGCGCTTATAGTCAAACTGTTGGGTTCCGAATGAAGGATAATTCCGATTCTGTTGGCTTAGGTCAACTACTAGGAAACTTTGTCGAGAAAGTTGGAATTCTTTCCGTTCAACGCACATCCTTGTGA
- the LOC126924818 gene encoding peroxisome biogenesis factor 10-like — protein sequence MEIKKRIRKLKIASQAEILRSHQRDDDFIKYLRDKIVDVLQILERRIGLLPLIHSDIPFKLIYFFFTSGMGNQTLGEEYTGIVQANLDAQKVPSIYARVLAVILECLGEKALIRLLKRLELSVNHPHSKLTPAAAIFLNSFITKMYTMIPIFILVHKGLFYMFGHYYSLGKRIARVDYAKVYGHRPTDTISWGLKLLGIATLAQCALKIWQSRNSESPFNKYLTVTEKHSNLMCQLCLEKVPTTTTPCGHLFCWFCLTDWLNTKPQCPLCREHVVPTRIVHIMNL from the exons AtggaaataaagaaaagaattcgAAAGTTAAAGATTGCGAGTCAAGCTGAAATTCTACGATCACATCAGAGGGACGATGACTTTATTAAATATCTACGAGATAAGATCGTGGATGTTCTACAAATTCTTGAAAGGCGAATTGGATTGCTACCCCTGATACACTCAGACATTCCATTCAagttaatttatttcttttttacctcGGGAATGGGGAACCAGACGTTAGGAGAAGAATACACTGGAATTGTGCAGGCCAACTTAGATGCTCAAAAAGTTCCatctatatat GCAAGGGTACTGGCAGTAATTTTAGAATGCCTTGGAGAGAAAGCATTGATAAGATTACTAAAAAGATTAGAATTATCGGTCAATCATCCTCATAGTAAATTAACTCCTGCAGCTGCAATATTTTTAAACTCTTTCATAACAAAAATGTATACTATGATACCTATTTTCATATTAGTGCACAAGGgactattttatatgtttggtCATTATTATAGTTTAGGCAAAAGAATAGCACGAGTAGATTATGCAAAG GTATATGGTCATCGGCCTACTGATACTATCAGTTGGGGATTAAAACTATTAGGAATTGCTACGCTTGCACAGTGTGCGCTAAAGATCTGGCAAAGCAGGAACAGTGAAAGCCCTTTTAATAAATACTTAACAGTCACTGAGAAACATAGTAATCTGATGTGCCAATTGTGCCTCGAAAAAGTGCCAACAACTACCACACCCTGTGGTCATTTGTTTTGTTGGTTTTGCCTTACTGATTGGTTGAATACTAAACCACAGTGTCCACTTTGTAGAGAACATGTTGTACCTACTAGAATAGTGCATAtaatgaatttataa